Genomic window (Candidatus Poribacteria bacterium):
TCCTCATATTGTTTAGTTTCGGCTCGAGTCGCTTTACGAGCAGAAATGATACGGATATTCATGTAGTGTTCAGTTTCATCAGTAGTGTGTATAACAACAAGTAAAATACCGTTTCTGTCGAAACCTAAAGTTATCCAACGATCTTCAGTATCACTATGATCTTCATCAAAAATGGTAATTTGATTTGGATCTTGAAAAACAGTTGTTGCTTGTACAAAAGAGATCCTGTGCCTTTGCTTGTTTTGCTTTTCTTTCTCAATATGCCATGCAAAACTATATCGCAACTGTGACTCCTGGACTAAACCCTAATGTTGCAGCGTCTGTGAGATGAAAAGTTTCGTGCGTTCGTGCTGTGGGTTATCAAAGAAATCTGCGGGTGCTGCTTCCTCTATAACCACACCTTCATCAAAGAACATGACACGATCCGCCACTTCCCGAGCAAATCCCATTTCATGCGTAACAACGAGCATCGTCATGCCGGAGTGTGCAAGCTCGCGCATCACGTCTAATACTTCCGAGATCATCTCAGGGTCCAAGGCACTCGTCGGCTCGTCAAAGAGCATAATCTTCGGTTCCATCGCCAATGCTCTTGCGATTGCGACGCGCTGTTGTTGACCGCCCGAAATTTCTGCGGGATACTTGTACGCTTGATCCGCAATATCCACCCGTTCTAAAAGCGATAAAGCGATCTCTTCTGCTTCGCTTTTCGTCAGTTTCCTGACCCGGATCGGACCTAAGGTTATATTCTCCAAGTTCGTCAGATGCGGAAACAGGTTAAACTGTTGAAATACCATACCGACTTCTTGACGGATAAGGTTGATGTTGCGGAGATCGTCGGTGAGTTCTACCCCGTCAATGATAATTGTGCCGCGCTGATGCTCCTCCAGACGGTTCAGTGTCCGAATGAATGTGGACTTCCCTGAGCCAGAAGGACCACAGATTACCGCCCTTTCGCCTTTTTGGAATGAGGTGGTAATCCCTTTGAGGACATGGAAATCGTCAAACCATTTGTGGACATCCTCACACATAATAATTGGATCGTTCGACGTGTTTTCGTTTTCTGCCATTTTTAGATTCCTTGTTAGATGTTCTTATAGGGGCGAGGTAACCTCGCCCCTACTCTACAAGTTTTAGTGCTTTCCAACGCCCAAGTCTGTCTCAATGTCTTGGCTGGCATAGGAGATCGCATAACAGAAAACAAAATAGATAACTGCGGCGAACAGATAGACCTCCGCTTGCAGTCCGAGCCAGTCCAGATTAGCGATGACGCTTTTAGAGACACCCAAGAGATCAATGAGTCCGATGATAGCGACGAGGGATGTATCCTTAAATAAAGCAATGAATTGTCCAACAATCGCTGGGATAACTGACCGAAGTGCTTGCGGTAAGACGATAAATAGCGTCGTCTGCACATAGTTAAGTCCTACGGCTTGTGCGGCTTCATGTTGGCCCCTTGGAACCCCTTGAAGTCCGCCACGAACATTCTCTGCCATGTAGGCGGCGGAAAAGAGAGTTATGCCGATCATCATCCGTAAAACTTGGTTAATATCAAGCCCCGGCATGAATATCGGGATTAGGACGTTGCCCATGAATAGGATTGTTATCAACGGCACCCCGCGAACGGTCTCAATGTAAGTCGTTGAAACCCATCGGATAGCAGGGAGATTGCTCTGACGGCAGAGTGCTAAAAATACGCCAAGTGGGAAAGAAACGACGATACCTACAACCGCTAAGATCAATGTGAGAAGCAGTCCGCCCCAATTGCTTGTCAGAACACCATTCTCCCCGAACCCACGTAACACCACCATGATTACTGGGAAAGAGAGTATCCACGCTCCCAAAATCCAAGGTCGCAAACCTGTTCTGCCACGTCCAAGGAAGAACGAAACCGCTATCATAGCGATCGCGCCTAAAAGCCATCCTCGCGTTGAGAATTCAAAAGGGAGAAGCGCACTGATAAACCAAACCCCACTGAGAACAACAGCAAATCGGCGTACCAAACCACCCCAGAGCCCAGCACTTAAACCTATGAGCACACTTAAAATATAAATCGCGTTCCATACGCGCCATATCTGTTCTTGTGGGTAAGACCCGACCATAAAGAGCCGAAAATTCGCTGGGATCACATCCCATTCCGCTTCGGTAAACGCCCAAGTCAGAAGCCCTTTAAAAGCAAAGAATAGGAGCACAAGAGCCAAGCAAGTCAAGAACACGTTGTACCAAGTATTAAATAAATTGTCCTTGAGCCATCGCGCTGCGCCTTTTGTGTTGGCGGGTGGTTTAATTTCTTGTGTGAGCTCTCGTTCTTCCACTGTGTAATATGCCTTTCTAATTAGTTATCAGTTATCAGTACTCAGTTAAGAGATTATGGGATAAGCGGACACCTCTTTTACTGATGACTGACAATCGATAGCTGATAACTATTCTTCAGTTATCGACCAATTCGAGTAATCCGACGGTTATACCAATTCATAGCTGCCGATGTCGTCAAACTCATCACCAGATAACTGACCATGATCATCGCGAAAACAGGAATGGATTGCCCCGTCTGAGTCATCATAGTATTTCCTGCATAAACCAGATCAGGGAAAGCGATTGCAACCGCTAAACTTGAGTTCTTCGCGAGGTTCAGGTACTGACTTGTGAGCGGCGGCACGATAATAGGAACAGCCTGCGGTAGAACAACCAAGCGTAAGGTCTGTGAGTCATTTAAACCAACCGCTCTCGCGGCTTCTTTTTGCCCCTTGACGACTGATTGTATACCACTTCTCACGATTTCGGCAATGAATGCGCTTGTATATATGGAGAGTGCAATTAAAAGGGCAGAGAACTCCGGTGTAAAACGTATCCCGCCTTGATAGTTGAAACCTTGCAGTGTTGGTAAATCGAGTGTAAAGGGGCTGCCCGGTGTGAAAAACCATCCACAGAGTGAAACGATAAGGAACGCAGGAAGTGCCCATTTTGCGCGAAAGCCAGGGCGATCTAATTGTTGAAGTTGCCGCCACCGCACAATATAGAGAATCACCCCAAGGAGTAAACCTGCACCGAGAAACCATAGCCAAATTTTCAGTCCTGGTGTCGGTTCAGGCGAAGGTAGATATATGCCTCGGTTATTAATGACCACACCTTTGAAAAGCGAGATACTTTCCTTGACCTTGGGAAGTTGTGCGACTACGGCGGTATACCAAAATAGAATCTGGAGCAAAAGCGGAATGTTACGGAAACATTCCACATAGACAGTGGCTATCGTTCGGATTAACCAGTTGCTCGACAGGCGAGCAATGCCGAAAAGGAGTCCGATAAGTGTAGCACAGACAATCCCTATGATACTGACTCTGAGGGTGTTCAGGATCCCAACCCAGAACGCTTTCAGATAGGTATCCGAGGGGTCATAAGGGATACCCTCTGAAATGTCAAACCCGGCTTCATCTTGGAGGAAATTGAGGTTCAGCGTCAGCCCAAGCCCGCGGAGCCCCTCTAACATGTTCTTGTAAAGGATTGCTAACAACAGGATTACACCGAACAAGAAGAGAACCTGAAGCAGGATCCGCAAAACTCGGACATCTCGCCAAAAAGGGATTTTTCCCGATACAACTGTATGTGAATTATTTTCCATCTTTTTTCTGTCGAAACGTCACTGGGAAACGCCCCTTACATTTCATGGGTTTGAACACTTGGTCACACTTTTTGCCAGAAGGTACGGGGTAGGTACAAGACCTACCCCTACGGGGTACGGGGAAAAATCCATGCTTAAACATCCGAGACTTATTAGGTAGCAACTTGGGTTGGTATAGTTAGCATGCGACTTCGTTCTATCGAAACGGTATCGCGTAAAGTAAACCACCCTGCGTCCACGGTTTGTTGACACCACGCGGCAGACCCAGTGGGGTCAGGTTACGTTCAAAAATCTCGCCATAGTTGCCGACAGCAGCGATCACTTGACGCGCCCAGTCTTTCGGCAGACCGAGTTTTTTGCCCATACCTGCACTCTCATCTATACCCAAGAAACGCTTGATTTCAGGGTTCTCTGTTTCAAAGGTGTTGACGTTGGCTTGCATAATGCCGTGTTCTTCGGCAAAGAACGTGGCGTAAACAACCCAACTTACGACATCATTCCACTTGTTATCTCCGTGGACGGTAACAGGACCTAAAGGTTCCTTGGAAATGGTTACGTCAAGAATAATATGGTCGTCTGGATTTTTTAAGGATTGGCGGCGAGAGACTAATTGCGACTTGTCGCTTGTTACCGCATCGCAACGCCCCTGATCGTAACTCTGGTAAAGCGTCTCAGTTTCCTCAAAAACAATAGACTCAACTTCGATCCCTAAGGCACGGGTGGTGTCGGCGAGGTTTAACTCAGTCGTGCTACCAGCGGTGACACCGATCGTGGCACCTGCCAACTCCTTGAGCGAAGTTATACCGAGATCCTTGCGGAGCATAAAACCTTGACCGTCATAAAAGGTTGGCGGCGCGAAGTCAGCACCTAAGTCGGTATCACGGGTCAACGTCCAAGTGGTGTTGCGGATTAAAACATCTATTTCACCTGTCTGAAGGGCGGGAAATCGATCAGCAGCCTTTAGCGGACGAAACTCAACTTTGTCCGGATCACCCAAAACAGCAGCGGCAATCGCTCTGCCGTAATCTACGTCAAAGCCTTTCCATGTACCATCCTGGCTGAGGTAACCGAAACCGGGCAATTCTTTGTTCACACCACAGATCAACCGTCCTCTATTTTTCACTCTATCCAATACACTCTCTTCGCCTCTTGCGAGTAGAGGTGTTATCAATGAAATCGCTAAAACTAACGCGGAAACGCGAAACAAAAATTTACGCACAAAAATCCTCTCTTTTTAGTGTGACCTCTGTCGCAGAGATCGTTTATAGTAGAATCCGAAAATAAGTTTACATTTTGAAAAAACGTACCCTGCTTCATGAACCCTGTAGGAGGGAATTCCGAGTCCCGACTCTTCTCCTAAGGGTGTATAAGTAATTACGGGATCTACCATAATGAAGGACCTTGATTAAGGTCTGTTCTCGTTGTTAACAATTTTATTTGTGCCGCTCTTTTGAAATAGAATAGCGGGAGAGCGGATATTATACTCTACATTTTACCAAACCCTTCCTATGTTGTCAAGCGAATTAATTGAGGAGAGCGAAGTCATTCAGTTCTTCGGTTTCGTAATTTTCTACTTGACATCTGTTCGGAAATTTGCTAAAATGTGAATTAAGTCAACACAAGGAGGCGTAACAGATGAAATTAACGATAAGCGTAATCGTCTTACTCTGTTGCCTATTACCGGTGGCGACGTGGGCAGAACTGCCCCTTGATAAGCTCGCTCTCTATATGTCTTTTGATGACATTCAGGGCAACAAAGTTATGGACGGTTCAGAGCACGGGAATGATGGTACGATTATGAAAGCATCCGTTGCGAAGGGCAAGGGAAAGTACGGCGACGCAATGGAATTTGAAGGCGGAGATAACCACGTACTGATTAAGAATTCAAAGTCGCTCTCAATTGCAGATGAAGTTACAATTTCCGCTTGGGTAAACTGGAACGATGCGCCTGGGAACGGCTGGTTGTGTATAATGGCAAACGGGTCACAAGGTGGACCGTGGGAGAACTACGGACTCTTTGTTAACCGTGGCAGCCGCTACTTCTACTTTACACTCTCTGTAGGTGCTGAGGGTGCCCATAAGGTGATGAATTCTGGAGCCGGTACGACCGAATCTGAAAAATGGACCCACTGTGTCTGTACCTACGATGGCAAAGATGCCAAAATTTATATTGACGGCGATCTAATAAATGAAGCACCGCATGGGGGCAAATTGGTTGCTGGAGATCAAGATTTGCGGCTCGGTCATCGAGGTGGAAGTGGTCATTGGTACAACGGTTTACTTGATGAAATCGCAGTATTTTCGGTCGCTTTGGATGAGGATCAGGTTAAGGAAGCGAGCGGCAACATTGATGAGGCACTTGATGTTGAGGCGCGTGGAAAACTGACAACCGTCTGGGGCAAGGTCAAGGCGGAACGATAATCTGACATCTATGGTTGCTGTCAAAACAGTTTCTAATACAGAAGAAGGGCGGAGTGGAGCGCAACACGGATACTCGATACGGTGTTTGCTCCATTTCGCCCTTGTTTTTCTCTGTCTTGCCTGTTCCGAAGTCGAAGAAGAAGTGGCGCAACCACCCGAAGGTATGGTCCTAATCCCCGCGGGCACCTTTCAAATGGGGAGTACCACCGGCGATGTTGATGAAGCACCTGTGCACATGGTGGAACTTGATGCGTTTTATATCGACCAGCATGAAGTAACAAACGCCGAGTATCGGGTGTTTGTTACTGTTACTGGATATCCTCCGCCACGAGGAATTGGCTATACCGCTGTCTATGAACTTCTCAAACACGGTTACGAGCCGTGGAACGACCCGGATTTCAATCATCCAGACCAACCCGTCACAACAGTGACATGGTTTGATGCTGCTGCCTACTGCGAATGGGCAGGTAAACGGTTACCGACAGAGGCAGAATGGGAAAAGGCAGCGCGCGGTGGCTTGGAAGGGACGCGCTACTCTTGGGGCAACGCTGAACCGAATGACACGACTGCCAACTTTGCCGACAGCCAAACGGAATTTGAGTGGCGGAGTCCAGACGTAAATGACGGATACCTTTTTACCGCACCTGTTGGCATGTTTCAACCCAACGGTTACGGTTTGTTTGATATGGCGGGAAATGTATGGGAGTGGTGTGCGGATTGGTACAGCACGACCTACTACAGCGACGTGCAAAGTGCGGAAAGTCCACTCCGGAATCCGAAGGGACCTGACACCGGTAAACGGCGTGTTTTGCGTGGTGGAACGTGGTATCGTGCGGTACACACGATACGGAATGCTGAACGGATCAGTGATTATCCGAACAATAGTCTGAATGTCGTTGGATTTCGGTGCGCGAAGGATGCACCTTAAGTCTGAAAGCGTGGGATTGATTTCTGCCAGTAATTTTTGATGAACAATTCTTTCCCTTTTGCTGCACTTTCCTTCCTATAATTATTCATTCCATATTGTAGTGTCCACTCTTGAATCTCCATTTTCCACTTGACACTCATCGAAAAATTCCTTAAAATGATATAGCCAAACTTGAACAGAGAGGAAGGAAAATATGCCACAAACTGATGCAAATCAACCGAATGTTATCGTCTTTTTCACCGACCAGCAGCGGTGGGACACTTCTGGATTACACGGCAATCCGCTCGATCTGACCCCCAACTTTGACCAGATGGCGCAACGTGGAACGCATGTCCACCGATCTTTTACCTGCCAACCTGTCTGCGGTCCCGCGCGCTCATGTTTACAAACGGGATTATATGCGACACGTACGGGATGTTTCCGAAACGGTATCCCTTTATCGCCGAACCTCAAGACCCTCGCACACCACTTCGGTGAAGCGGGTTATGCCACTGGGTACATCGGCAAATGGCATCTCTATAGCGGCGGCACTGGACCAGGACCTGTACCCGCTGAGCACCGAGGCGGATATGACTACTGGTTAGCGTCCAACGTCCTCGAGTTCACTTCTGATGCGTATCAAACAACACTTTATGGTAACGATAATCAACCTGTTGATCTCCCCGGCTATCGCGTTGATGCGTTGACCGATGCGGTGATTCGTTACGTTGACCGGCATCAAAACGAACCTTTTTACCTCTTTACGTCATACATTGAACCGCATCACCAAAACCACCTGGACGATTATCCACCGCCTGATGGGTATCGAGAGCGGTACGCAGGGAAATGGATACCACCGGATCTTGCCGCGCTCGGTGGCTCGACGCACCAGCACTTAGGCGGCTACTACGGTATGGTGAAAAGACTGGACGAGGCACTCGGCAGACTTTTAGATGCACTCAAGAGCCTCCACCTCCTCGATAATACTATTATCCTCTTTACTTCTGATCACGGATGTCACTTCAAAACACGGAATGGTGAATACAAACGCTCATGCCATGAAAGTTCTATCCGTGTACCGACTGCGTTCCACGGAGTTGAGTTCATAGGTGGTGGGCAAATACAAGAATTGGTTAGCCTCGTAGATCTTCCTCCGACGCTCCTTGATGCCGCGGGTTTGGAAGTTCCCTCTGAAATGCAAGGTAGGTCTATTCTGCCGCTGGTGCGCGGGGAAACAGATGACTGGCCAGAGGAGGTTTTCGTCCAAATTAGTGAGGCGCAGGTCGGACGTGCTGTTCGTACCCAACGCTGGAAATACGGTGTGGATGCTCCGAATAAGAACGGCGGCAGTGATGCCGGATCCGATCGATATGTTGAGCAATATCTCTACGACCTTCAAGCGGATCCCTACGAGTTGCGGAACCTTGTTGGATTGCAATCGCATGAACCTGTAACAGCGGTGATGCGGGAACGGCTTATTCGGCGGATGTTGGAGGCGGGCGAAGAGGCACCGACAGTTGAACCGGCACCGACACAAAGAAGCGGACAACGCAGCGTCTCTGAAGCAGAAGCGAACAGTTAAAAAAGTCAGAACTATGATTTCTGTGATTTATTGATTCGTGTGATGTAAGTCAGATAATTCATGAATCCCGGTTCAGACAGATGAGCAAAGGACCCGAATTTAAAATATGAAAATTACAGATGTTAAGACCTTGGTCATGGGGACCAGTTGGCGTAATTTAACCTTCGTCAAAGTTGAGACTGATGAAGGCTTGACCGGTATCAGTGAGGTGCGGATGAACAACCGCACCGATGCGCTTGTTGCCTACATTGATGGTGCGAAGAAACGGCATGTCATTGGGAGCGATCCATTCAATACGGAGGACCTCTACCAACGCCTATTTCGGGACGATTACGGACGCGCAGGTGAAATCGTCGCAACCGGCATCAGCGTCATTGAGATCGCGTGCTGGGATATTGTCGGTAAAGCACTGAATCAGCCGGTCTATCGCTTGCTTGGTGGTGCTTGTCGTGATAAAATCAAGGCGTATGCAAACGGCTGGTATCGTGTTGAGCGCACAACTGAAGAGTTTCATGCTGCTGCCAAAAGGGTGATTGAAAAAGGCTACCGAGCACTCAAATTTGATCCCTTCGGTGCTGGTTATTATGAGCTTTCTTATGAAGAGAAGTTAAAATCTGTTGCCCTCGTTGAAGCAGTACGTGACGCTGTCGGACCGGATGTCGAAATTCTCGTTGAGATGCACGGTAGATTTAGTCCGTATATGGCGATTGAGATCGCCGCCGAATTGGAAAAATTCCAACCGAGTTGGGTTGAAGAACCTGTGCCTCCCGATAACATCGCTGCGCTCGCAAAAGCAGCCGACCATATTAACCTCCCTGTCGCCACAGGTGAGCGACTCCACAATAAGTATGAATACCGTGAGTTGATTAACTTACAAGCAGCAGATATCCTGCAACCCGATATTACGCAAACAGGCGGCTTTTTGGAGACGAAGAAAATCGCAGCGATGGGGGATATGTGTTATATGACGGTCGCACCGCACAATGTCGGTGGCCCCGTTTCTACCGCGATTGCCTTGCATTTCGCTACATGCACCACAAACTTCAAAATTCAGGAACACTTCAATGATTTCTCAGAAGCGTGGGTTAAAGAGGCTGCCACTGGGTGTCCCGAAGTCATTGACGGTTATTTCAGTCTGCCAAATGGACCGGGACTCGGTATGACGTTGAATGAGGAGCTTATCGCCGAACACCCTTATCGTGAAGGTTCGTTCAATCTCTGGGAAGATGACTGGCACAAGCGCGAGTATTAGTCAGAACTGTGATTGAGAGATTTGTGTAGGGAACTTGAATTTCGGAAGCATTGTATGGTATCCTTTCAAATAGGAACATTGAAAACAAAAAACATGACCTCGCAATACTTTTGAAATATTCCCTGATTCAGCAGTTCTGAGGAGAAAGAACATGAGACATACAACAACAATCGAACTCGTAAACCTGTCAGACCTCAATTTAGCAGATAATGGTGTTATCACTCCCGAGGAGGTCCGCCGTGTCACTGTTGAAGATGCCCTCGTGGATACGGGGGCAACGCGGCTCTGCTTACCGAAACCCATCATTGAACAGCTCGGTTTAACACCCTTCGGCAATGCAAAGGCGAGAACCGCGGCTGGCATCGTGGACCGGATCATTTATTCAACGGTTGAATTCACTGTATTGGAGCGGAAGGGAACACTTCCAGTAACAGATCTGCCGGAAGGTGCCCCGGTTCTTGTTGGACACATGGTTTTAGAACAATTGGACCTCTGCTTAGATATTAGGAAAGGATTAACCTATAATCCAGACCACGATAACGACTGGATTGAAGAGGCGTGGTAAAAATATTATGAGTTTTCACTATCAAGACGGGTACCTCTACTGCGAAGAATTGAAGGTTAAAGACATTCAAGAGCAGGTGCCCTACAGTCCATTTTACCTCTACAGTCTCGCACAACTTGAGACGAACTACACCGCATATCAGAAAGCACTTGACGGACTCGACTCGATTATCGGCTATGCGATTAAGGCAAACAATAACCTCGCCCTGCTTAAACGCCTCAGCGCGCTCGGCAGTGGTGCAGTCCTCGTCAGTGGGAACGAATTGCAGATGTCGCTCGCGGCAGGGTTCGACCTAAAACGAACCATCCTAAACGGCAACGGAAAAACGCTTGAGGAACTCAGCCTCGCTGTTGAACACGGCGTACTCATTAACATCGACAGCGAATTTGATTTGGCACACATCCAGCAGACAGCAAAAGATCTTGACACGCCAGCGAATGTGCTTATCCGCATCAATCCAGATGTGGATCCACAGGTGCATCCGTATGTCTCCACTGGCATGAAAAATTCCAAGTTTGGCATCCGCAATGAGCGGCTTAATTGGTTTCTAAGCGAAATCCGCAAGGACAATCTGCTAAATTTGGTGGGTGTTCACTGCCATTTGGGTTCGACAATTAAGAAGATCCAAATCTTCCGAGATGCCACTGAAATCATGATCGCCTTCATGCGTGCGATTCAAGCCGAGGGCTTCTCTCCACGTTATCTCAATATCGGTGGTGGATTGGGCATCGACTATGAACGCACTGGCGAGGAGATTCCGACACCTTCCGATCTCATTGATTCCATCCGCGACCTGCTGCCTGAGAACATCACACTCATTATTGAACCGGGGCGTTCTCTTGTCGGTAATGCCTCCGTGTTTGTCAACCGTGTTACGGGTGTAAAAACCAACGGTAACAAGCATTTCATCGTCACTGATGGCAGTATGTCCGAACTGATCCGACCAAGTCTCTATGATACCTATCAGCATATCCAGTTTATTGAACCGATTGATGGGGCAGTTGAAACTTACGATGTTGTCGGTCCCGTCTGTGAATCCGCAGATTTCTTGGGTAAAGAACGTGCGCTTCCTACACCGCATGAGGGTGCTGGACTTGTCGTTTGCGATTCGGGTGCCTATTGCCACGCGATGAGCTCCAATTACAATCTGAAGATGCGTCCCCCTGAATATCTCGTTGACGGTGATAGTTTCACCTGTATCCGTCGTGTTGAGACCCTTGACGATTATCTGCGTCTTTTCGACGTGTGTTAGTCTTTAGTCGTGGGTAGTTGATGACTTTGGACTTGCGAAAACATAAGTTAATGCGTTACAATAGGATATGGATCAAGAGATAACAACCCCAAGAAACGTTCAGTGGATTGGTGATTCAAAAGAGAAGTGAAGAAAGGATTATGAGCAGGAACATTAAGGTTGAAGAAGGCAGCGGAAATATTTTCAAGGATTTGGGTTTTTCTGATGATGTTTCAGAGAAAGAACTCCTAAAAGCGCAGTTGGGAGCTGAGATTTTCCGCATTCTGAAGGACCGTAAGTTAACTCAGGTCGAGGCGGCGAAACTACTTGGCATTAAAGACGTTGAAGTTTCTCGTCTTAAAGCCGCTAAACTTTCTGACTACAGCGTTGAGCGATTGATGCGGTTTCTTAATCAGTTGAATCGCGATATTGAGATTCGGATTATTCCTTCAGAAGATAGAGAAGGATAGCAGCGGGTGGTTGCTGTTTAGCTCAGGGTATGCTTCAATCATGGCAAGGCATAGATATTGCTTCCCATCTCCAGCCGGTTGTGGTAGGGACGTGCCTTGCGACACGCTGGCGTTCCCTACCAGCAATGCATTAGATAGTATCGCATGCTCTTATACCATTTCTGAAAGTAAATATTACATTTACGACTTTTCTGAAAGGATATGCAATAGGCACAAACTAAAAGTTTATGCTACATGCATCTTGAAAAGCATTAATTAGAGATGGTATTACAAGCGTTCTTCTAAAAACGCAATCCCCGCTTCTAAATCAATCTCATGTTCACCCTGAAAATGATCTAGTATCAACCGATCGCCTTGCCCTGATGCCGCGTAGATTTTCTCTACCTGTTTGAATGCTTGTAGCGCATCTTCCTCAATAAAACACATATCGTCGGAACCGATCTGCACCATACACGCCCTCGGTGCTATCAATCCCGCTACTTCCGCGATGTCCCCTGCTTTTCTCAGTCCGAACATAAATTGTGAACCACACGTATTCCCACGCCCGCGGTCATTCAATGCGTCCGTCAATGTGCTAAGGTAACAAACGATAACAGCCGCTTTCACGCGTTGGTCTACGGCAGAAATATAAGTCGTCATCGTGCCACCGAACGAACACCCCATGCATCCCAAGCGACGACTATCGACTTCAGGACGCGATTGGAGATAGTCCAAACAGCGTTTCCCATCTGAGACATTGAGTTGCAGCAGTTGATAGCCGAAGTAACCGAATGCAAGATAGGCGACGTTGCAACCATCGCGACCCGGGCGACGGACCCACTCATCCCGATCCTTCCGTTCGCCGAAGCATCGCCAATCTGGTGCGATTGTAACGAAACCTCGCTTCGCCAATTCTACAGCATACTGTTTCTGATAATCCTCTACAATGCCGACTGCGCCATCTTTACCGATCCCGTGTCCATGTGCGCATAAGACTGCTGGTGCCGGGTTTTCTGCACTTGCACCTTCCGGGATTAAGACGTACGCTGGAATCGAAGAAAATGGATCTGGATTGAAGATAATCTTTTCCCGTGTGTAGCCGTCATACTGTGTCTGTTCCAAAGTTTCAACTTCCAACGGTATCGCTTCTGGCGAGGGGCCCAGGTCTTTAGCGAGATTACGTCGAAATCTCTTTCGCCACTCTTGCCATTCCGTTTTTGTCGTCCCATTGAAATGGAGGGGTGGTGTTGCTTTCAAAAGTTGTTCCGTGCTTTGCTCAGCTGTCAAAAAACGTTGTACTGCCATCATCTATGCCTCCTATAGTTTTCTGTTTCA
Coding sequences:
- a CDS encoding BrnT family toxin gives rise to the protein MRYSFAWHIEKEKQNKQRHRISFVQATTVFQDPNQITIFDEDHSDTEDRWITLGFDRNGILLVVIHTTDETEHYMNIRIISARKATRAETKQYE
- a CDS encoding amino acid ABC transporter ATP-binding protein encodes the protein MCEDVHKWFDDFHVLKGITTSFQKGERAVICGPSGSGKSTFIRTLNRLEEHQRGTIIIDGVELTDDLRNINLIRQEVGMVFQQFNLFPHLTNLENITLGPIRVRKLTKSEAEEIALSLLERVDIADQAYKYPAEISGGQQQRVAIARALAMEPKIMLFDEPTSALDPEMISEVLDVMRELAHSGMTMLVVTHEMGFAREVADRVMFFDEGVVIEEAAPADFFDNPQHERTKLFISQTLQH
- a CDS encoding amino acid ABC transporter permease translates to MEERELTQEIKPPANTKGAARWLKDNLFNTWYNVFLTCLALVLLFFAFKGLLTWAFTEAEWDVIPANFRLFMVGSYPQEQIWRVWNAIYILSVLIGLSAGLWGGLVRRFAVVLSGVWFISALLPFEFSTRGWLLGAIAMIAVSFFLGRGRTGLRPWILGAWILSFPVIMVVLRGFGENGVLTSNWGGLLLTLILAVVGIVVSFPLGVFLALCRQSNLPAIRWVSTTYIETVRGVPLITILFMGNVLIPIFMPGLDINQVLRMMIGITLFSAAYMAENVRGGLQGVPRGQHEAAQAVGLNYVQTTLFIVLPQALRSVIPAIVGQFIALFKDTSLVAIIGLIDLLGVSKSVIANLDWLGLQAEVYLFAAVIYFVFCYAISYASQDIETDLGVGKH
- a CDS encoding ABC transporter permease subunit (The N-terminal region of this protein, as described by TIGR01726, is a three transmembrane segment that identifies a subfamily of ABC transporter permease subunits, which specificities that include histidine, arginine, glutamine, glutamate, L-cystine (sic), the opines (in Agrobacterium) octopine and nopaline, etc.) — its product is MENNSHTVVSGKIPFWRDVRVLRILLQVLFLFGVILLLAILYKNMLEGLRGLGLTLNLNFLQDEAGFDISEGIPYDPSDTYLKAFWVGILNTLRVSIIGIVCATLIGLLFGIARLSSNWLIRTIATVYVECFRNIPLLLQILFWYTAVVAQLPKVKESISLFKGVVINNRGIYLPSPEPTPGLKIWLWFLGAGLLLGVILYIVRWRQLQQLDRPGFRAKWALPAFLIVSLCGWFFTPGSPFTLDLPTLQGFNYQGGIRFTPEFSALLIALSIYTSAFIAEIVRSGIQSVVKGQKEAARAVGLNDSQTLRLVVLPQAVPIIVPPLTSQYLNLAKNSSLAVAIAFPDLVYAGNTMMTQTGQSIPVFAMIMVSYLVMSLTTSAAMNWYNRRITRIGR
- a CDS encoding amino acid ABC transporter substrate-binding protein, with product MRKFLFRVSALVLAISLITPLLARGEESVLDRVKNRGRLICGVNKELPGFGYLSQDGTWKGFDVDYGRAIAAAVLGDPDKVEFRPLKAADRFPALQTGEIDVLIRNTTWTLTRDTDLGADFAPPTFYDGQGFMLRKDLGITSLKELAGATIGVTAGSTTELNLADTTRALGIEVESIVFEETETLYQSYDQGRCDAVTSDKSQLVSRRQSLKNPDDHIILDVTISKEPLGPVTVHGDNKWNDVVSWVVYATFFAEEHGIMQANVNTFETENPEIKRFLGIDESAGMGKKLGLPKDWARQVIAAVGNYGEIFERNLTPLGLPRGVNKPWTQGGLLYAIPFR
- a CDS encoding LamG domain-containing protein, with translation MKLTISVIVLLCCLLPVATWAELPLDKLALYMSFDDIQGNKVMDGSEHGNDGTIMKASVAKGKGKYGDAMEFEGGDNHVLIKNSKSLSIADEVTISAWVNWNDAPGNGWLCIMANGSQGGPWENYGLFVNRGSRYFYFTLSVGAEGAHKVMNSGAGTTESEKWTHCVCTYDGKDAKIYIDGDLINEAPHGGKLVAGDQDLRLGHRGGSGHWYNGLLDEIAVFSVALDEDQVKEASGNIDEALDVEARGKLTTVWGKVKAER
- a CDS encoding formylglycine-generating enzyme family protein, with the protein product MVAVKTVSNTEEGRSGAQHGYSIRCLLHFALVFLCLACSEVEEEVAQPPEGMVLIPAGTFQMGSTTGDVDEAPVHMVELDAFYIDQHEVTNAEYRVFVTVTGYPPPRGIGYTAVYELLKHGYEPWNDPDFNHPDQPVTTVTWFDAAAYCEWAGKRLPTEAEWEKAARGGLEGTRYSWGNAEPNDTTANFADSQTEFEWRSPDVNDGYLFTAPVGMFQPNGYGLFDMAGNVWEWCADWYSTTYYSDVQSAESPLRNPKGPDTGKRRVLRGGTWYRAVHTIRNAERISDYPNNSLNVVGFRCAKDAP